TATTTGTTCAtcggttttctttatttttttcatcGGGCTTCTTTGTTTCGTACATGGTTTTCATTGCGTTTTTTCTTTTCGTTTTTCTTCAATTCTTTTTGGGCTTTCACtagcttttttttgtttttccttggttTTCGccgtttttctttatttctttctctATTTTCATTTTTTGTACTGGTTTTCTTTGGGTTTTCTCTTTTCgtttttctttgattctttttgGGCTTTCACTagcttttctttctgtttttttctttgttttttccttgNNNNNNNNNNNNNNNNNNNNNNNNNNNNNNNNNNNNNNNNNNNNNNNNNNNNNNNNNNNNNNNNNNNNNNNNNNNNNNNNNNNNNNNNNNNNNNNNNNNNNNNNNNNNNNNNNNNNNNNNNNNNNNNNNNNNNNNNNNNNNNNNNNNNNNNNNNNNNNNNNNNNNNNNNNNNNNNNNNNNNNNNNNNNNNNNNNNNNNNNNNNNNNNNNNNNNNNNNNNNNNNNNNNNNNNNNNNNNTACCCACTTAAAATTTTCCCTAAataagaaacattttttatacacgttgaacattttttaaacacatgacTAACATTTTTTTCAAAGAAATATTTGTTAtgtgaactttttttcatacacattctacatTTTTGTATATATCAGGAATATTTCTAATACATACATTTAACAATTTTGTATTACaatattaacatttttaatacatattTTTAAGTCTATTTCttgcatacacattgtacatttttttatACATCATGAATATTAtttatatacatgtttaatatatattttaatacatgattaacattttttacacAGTTTTTATGTCTAATGTTTTGTATAAACAATTGTACACTTTTTGTATCATCGGGAATATTTTTTAAATACGTTATTTCCATACAGATTGTACATTTTtatatacatcagaaacatttttgTATACACATGTAACATTTTGAAGATACATGATTAGCATTTGTTTTCAATTCTATATGTGAAGTGATTTTTAAATGGATATATCTAAAAATATaagcaaaataaaaacaaaatagtaaaacaagaaaagaaaaaaggtGAGGAAAGAAAAGCTAGAGGCCTGTGACCCGGGCTGGGCCGACCCATTCCGGGCGGCTGCTTGTAGCGAGGCTTCCCTATGTCTCGCTATACGCGAGACGAGGGCGCTCCGTGTGTCATGGCGCAGTAGCAAACTGCATGTGCGCACACACAGGGAAAAAAAACAATCTTGCTAGATACATAAAACCGATCTCACATCGAGGCATCTCTAATTGAATTCTCAGAAATTCCTTTGAGTCGGATTTTTTGCCCGCGCCATCCGTCCAGACGTATAGAGGGGGTTTGAAGAGTCCGGCTGTAGACGGTCTAAATTGAAACACCGGCCGCCGACAGAAAGATGAGAATTGATGGCTGAGGTGAGGCCGGCAGCTGCTATCGTGGAACTGAGGCCATGCTGGCGTCCAGCGGGAGATCGAACTGGCCCGGGTGAGCACCGCCTACGACTTGTGTTCGCCGCCAGCCAAACAAGCCGAGAGAGAAGGACAAAATGGAGCCGAGGTGCCCAATTACTTCCGAGAAACGGTTGACGCCACCGTAGGCATACACGTGGCGTCGTGAAAAGTTCTGCCTTTTGGCCTCATGAGGCCACGAGTGACGCACGCGAATGTCAGCTTCCACTTCCACGCAAGTGCAATGAAGGTCTCTGTAAGAAGAAAAACACTTCCAGGCATGCGTGAACGGTGAACAGGTGACACGTTTTTGTTGATCCACGAACCCAAATCAGAGCACATaactttctttttttgtttgagtTAGAGTACATAACTGTGCTTTGTTAAGATTTGACAAATTATCACAAAGCATATATAATATGTATCACTTTATAGAGAAAGGTATATACATGTGTTGCTGGTACACTTTCGCAGCTTGCCTATGTTTTATTCAAAAACAAAAAGATCCTACCAAGTATACGAGTATGTTTTCTTCTGTACAAATCAACACCCGGCGAAAGCGAAAACCACGCGCGGGCAACGAAAAAATCTCCAAGAAACCAACCAACGAATTCAACCAATCAAACCATGTCGACCGCCGGCGGCTAGTCGGCCGGCCTAGCTAGCTAGGGAAAAAGAACATGCGCACACTGTGAGCCCGCCATCGCCGCCCGGGCTGGTCCGTCAAAAACAAGCTTGAACccgagagaggagggagggagggggtggtcGTGGAGGACGGCCGGGTCTCGCCGCCCGGCCTCGGCCTCTACGGCGGGCAGGGGACGTTGGGGCTGTTGGTGGTGCAGGAGGCGCCTGGCCCGCCCAGCCGCTGCGTGTACAGCCGCCGGAGCGCCTGGGCCATGGTCGCCGACGCGCCCGGCAGCGGGGTCCCTCCGGCGGCCGCCCAGTCGGCGCCGCCCAgcggccgcgccgcctcgccgaggACCGCCAGAAGCAGCAGCGCCGCCACGAGCACCGGCACGGCGAGCCTCATCGTCCTCCTCGCGACGGCCATCGATCCCGTCAACCTTGGCTTCCTTCTTCTCCCTTTAGAACAAGCTTGTAGGGGGCTGCACGACGCTGGGTTTTGGCAATGTCGTCGAGATGTAATTCTTCGACGAGGTGGTAGTAGCTTGGAATGAACGGGCGGCGCCTATATATAACGCAGGCAGGGGAGAAGAGGCGGTCGATGGAGCTAGCGAGGCGTGGAGACTAGGCAGGAAGTTGCATGCCGGTTACGTGCGGCGACCTGGCTTTCGCGCGTCCGTCCCGTTTGATGAAAAGTCAATATGCGCGCGGCACGCAGGGCCGGCGAGCGCGCGCGGTCGGTATCGGGCATTCCCTCGTAGAATTCCATCGTCGAAACGAAAGCGATCCGTTCTTCTTCCTACCCCGCGGTGCGttcgtgcgcgcgcgcgcgcatggAGAGGTAGCAAACTGCGCGCGCACGAAGAAGCGTCGAAGGCACGAGCGTGTCGCACGTCTTGACCAGAGCATGATGCATGGGAACAAATGCGTACAATGTACCTGTTGCCTGCAGCAAAAATACATTTATATTTTTCTTGTAACAAACTTCCTTCTGTACAAATTCATCTGTACATATATGTTTTTTTAGGGGAGCTCCATATATGTTAACATACGTGGAAATGTGGTTTACTTTGACCAGGGAAACGCCTTGGGGGCCAAGGCACTAGGCAGGGGTCTAGTTTGACCTAGCGTTCAACAGGGACTGTGCGTACTTAATTTAGGGAGAAGCTTAATTTAGTTTGTCGTCGACACTGTGTAGTACTGGGGTCGTCTCCGATACGTGCCTGTCAACTGATACGGTCAAAACATTTGAATTCCGTCCTGAACTTGGCCTGAATTCTCAATGTTTATCCGGAGTCGATCCCACCCTAGCCAATTTCCAAGAAACTGCTCAAAACCTTGCCACCGTCTGTTACCATGCTCGCACCTTTTTCGAAGCATCTTACATAGTAGGAGTACGTGTGATAATTGTTAAGCTGCTCAAGCTACCTAGCTTGCAGGAGCAAAACTCGCATCTGTTAGTTGTGAGAGTTGAAACCGGCGGCCAGAGTTGAGGAGCGACACGGTTTCGGGCAAATGGCAAATTACATTCCTGCGTGCGTATGGTGCCACCGTGGAGATCTCCTAGTTGAAAAACACCGTACGTGTGTCGTGTGGCCGTGATTATTTTTTTGTATTTGCAGTTACCTATAATGCAGTACGTAAAAACTATATTACTGCTCTTTTCTTATCATTAACAAGTGATGGTGTCGATCCAACTTTGTCAAGACCCACGACCAGTTGAGAGGAAGAGATTGTGACTTGTAAAACTCTGTGTCCGACGCGCGTGAGCATGCGCCATGAATTTGCTGCACGGCCGGCCGTCTTTGACCTGCGGTGGAGTAGGTCGGAGGCAGGAAAAACACGACCAAGCTGTCTCAACTTCGGGGATCATCAGAGGAACTCTACCGCGGCCGGGAGAATTTTCTCTTCTCCCGAGGTAACTGTAGCAATCAATCAAATAATTGTACATCCTGGATGAGACAAGACTACGTAGTACGGTTGGGCCGGCCGGGCTCGATTCCAGCTTTGATGGAAGGGTGCTTTGGAGTGTCAATTCTTCATCACCGCCCTGCGCGACAGGTAACATGCTACTGGTCGCGTAACTACTTGCTGGTTGAATGCAAGTGCAACAGCGGCACTGCCTCGACTCAGCTGCTGAACACGGCCGGCGACGACCCAGCCAGAACATGGCATGGTTTAACTCAATCTCATCTCGGTTTGTGTTGTGTTGCTCCCTTGTCCCTCTCTCTGTGGTAGAAATTGCCGAGATCGCTTTTACCCGAGGCGTGAGAATGTGATTTCCCTATCGCCGACCACAGAAGGTTTTTTTCAAAATTAGAATAGCCCTAGACTTTTCCATGACTACATGTATGGTTTCCGCTGACTTCACATTGACTTTCGGTCGTACTACTAGAAGAAAACAGTAGGCAGGAGCAGGTCAGCATGGATACATCAAATTCATGGCTGTCGTCAACTGACTGACACCACCGGCACCCTCCGCTTCCTGTTCAATCAACACATGAGCGACATCAGTTCCAGCATTTTCTGAGAATGTTGCTCGGGACCATGGTTCATCACACCATTCATCCTCCAAGTTCAAGACCGTTTCCTGGGATATGTATGCGCAAATCTTCTTGCACTGTATAACTACAAGGTAGGTGTCATCAACGGAAGCATTTACATCATAAACGAGGCAATTATGTACGTACGCCTCTTGCCATCAAAATATTCGAGCTGGGTCATTACCATGCTGCCAAACCTGACGCACAACTGCTCCTAGTACTTGTTAGGTCTGCTTTCAAGACTTTGGAACAGCAGGTGCCGCACTAGCATGGACCTGACGTAGGCAATCAACACAAGCGCTCCATTCTCTTTGACCTCTCGCGAACGAGTTTGAAAAATCATTGCGCGATCCATGGATCAGTCGATATGGCGTCGTAGAATTCCATCAAAACGAACCATGCATGCATCCGTCGTCTCCTTGACGGCCAGGTAATGTGATGGCACAATTTTGTGTGCCATGGCGCGCGGTACGGTAACAAACTGCATGCGCCGCCTCGCAGGGGCGAACAAAGGTCGAAGGCAGAAGCGTGCCGTGTTGACCAGAGCAAGCGCTATATACATCCATGGCAAAGTGCCGGTGAGCTCGCGCAGCGGCCGGCCGTTTCGGTCAGCCGGCAGACCGGTTAGTTGGACCAAGCTCGCCGGCACGCGCGGTGCCGGTGCGAGCTCGTGAGTTCCGACGAGTGATGACAATGTAGTAGGAGTGTACGTGCTATATTTCCTTAAGATTAAGAAACAAAATCTTTTTTTTCATCCCTAAAAAGCTTCATTTCTGTTAAATTTTCTCATTCAAGATTTCAAAGTACCCTTACGAAGCGTATGGCTCCATACTACATATTTCAATCGCTCGTCCGGAGGGGCAACGAAAGCACTCCAGCTACGAGGaagaattattattattattattattattattattattattatcaagaGAGAGGAAATGGGGTTTGACCAGGAAAACGCCTTGAGAGCCAAGGCAGATTTGGGGTCTAGCTAGCTACTAACTCCATGGAGATCGATGGAGACGTACTTAATTAGGCCGGAAAGCTTTGCTTCGCCATCGGTTATGCGTGCTCCGGTCGTCCGTGACACGTACAGCTCCACTGTTACGGTCAAAATCAAAGCTCAGGAATTCCCTTTCCCTGCGCGCGCGCGCGTCGCGTTGCATGGAATTTTCaagcatgcacgcacgcacgcatgcattcAGCTCCGTCCTTGTAGTACCACGAACTTGGCCTGAATTTTCACGATCGACCGCACGAGCGGCGTGCTCGTCCAAAGTCAAAACCCTAGCTAACTTCCAAGAAAATGCTCAAAACTTGGCAAAAAGTTGGTTATGGGGTCACATTTTTCGCAGTGTCTTACGTGTGATAAGCCGCTCCGTCACTACTCCACATGGCTTGCACGAGCAAAACTCCACTTAGACGTAGTGTTTCTTATTTGGAATGCGCCGGAGTTCAAGGGCGACACGATATCTGGTAGTAAGTGGCATTAGCTACTGTTTGCCAGCTGACTCTGGTCTAAACTTTTGTCTTCACCACCATAGCTCAATATTTGACCCCATAGCTAAGGCCAAGAATGTGCTACAACTGCAATTTATTTTCCATGCTAAATGTAAATTTGGGTTTGATGATGTGCAAGCTCAGGTGGCTGAGATTCATGAGAATTTTCGGTGCCGTTCTGCTAGCATAACCATATTTAAAGAATTGTTATGCTTGCATGTTGGCAGCACAAGAGCAACCTACGACCATTTCCTGGGAGAGGAGATCGTGACTTGTAAAACTCTCGGTCGGAAGCGCGTgatatgccatgccatgccatggaTTTCAACGCTCCGAGAGAATGCTGCTCCGCTGATCATCTTGACTCGCCGTTGCCGATGCAGTAGGTCGCAGGCAGGAACACGGACCAAGTTGGCCTCAACCAACTTGGCCTTGGCGAGATGTAGAATTCTACTGCAACTTGAAGCATTTTTCTTCCGAGAAAACACTAGAGTGTACAGCAGCAATCGATCAAGCGACCTGGAGTCAATTGCCCTGGATGAGACGGCACTGTGACTGTGTCACTGTTACTGGTGACCGGACCAAGTTCCGGCTTCAAGGACGGGCAGCAATATTTAAGCAGTGATGATAGCATGTGAACAATGCAGGTTAGCCATGGACTCAGTACTAGTCTTGCTTACTACTAGTTGAATTCTTCGTCACAATCACGACTCAGTACCATGCACCCGCTtaagagctagtctagtagagcccTCAAACCTTTAAACCCCTAAAAATAACTGTTTTTTTACAGTCTAGCCAACCGCGCGAAGCTTATGGATCAGAGGAGAGGGTCGAAGATGGGGCGACTCACCATCTACCGGAACCGCGCTCTCGGACACGAGCatttgatgcaagactacttcgcggaggtacctacataccctcctcgtctcttccgcagaaggtaccgaatgcgtcgTAGTTTGTTTGTGAAGATTGTCACCGATTGTGAGGCCGCCTCCGATTACTTTAA
The sequence above is drawn from the Triticum aestivum cultivar Chinese Spring chromosome 7A, IWGSC CS RefSeq v2.1, whole genome shotgun sequence genome and encodes:
- the LOC123152595 gene encoding uncharacterized protein, with amino-acid sequence MAVARRTMRLAVPVLVAALLLLAVLGEAARPLGGADWAAAGGTPLPGASATMAQALRRLYTQRLGGPGASCTTNSPNVPCPP